A window of Chiloscyllium plagiosum isolate BGI_BamShark_2017 chromosome 25, ASM401019v2, whole genome shotgun sequence genomic DNA:
CTACTTATTGTGGGCAAGTTTTCTTTTGCTAAAAGATTGGATTACAAACTAGTCAACTGTAAAAGTAAAGCAAGTGCCCAGAGAGATGAAGTCCACCATGTGGCCAAAACAGGAACTGAATTAAACTGGGTCATCAACGTGACCTGCATGCCTGTGCTCCCTCCCAATGAGATCATCCCTTCAAGACTGGCACAGAACCTGAGCACttaattaagttgatgtaatcaTTTTGGTTCTTTTTCTAAAGTGAACAAAACCTTATTTTCCAAATTCAATACTGTTTATCTGATGAAGGGGCTAcactctccaaaagcttgtgatttcaaataaacctgttgaactataacctggtattgttaGACTTCTGACTCAGTTTTATCTGAAAGTGAGCAACCTAGCTTCATGGTCACTACACCAATGTCTTGCAGTATTTATTGAAACATTGTTCTAGTTAGAAGTTATACCTTTAAAAATCCTACCTCCAATTTCTTAATATACTGTTTTATTGATATCATTTTTCTCACCAACATTCAATAGTAATTCATCATGTAACAGAATTTCTGCTGTTTAGGAATTCTTTGCACAGATCAGCTGAAGATTTATAAACATTAGAAACAGGCAACTTGTCAGCAAAGGTGCTTTCCTTCCCCTCGTTACACATCTTCCATATAATTACaagtctctttttaaaaaaagcaaagaaactCACTGTACAGAAATGTTTATTAAATTACTACCTACACTAAACCAGTTATTAAATTTCAAAGCATGTTACCACAGGGAGGGGAGAATGAACTTCTTGCTCTTCTTCAGCTGTCAAGTACAGCACCTTGAAGCCAATGACAGTGAGAAATTAACCCAGTCACAATAGCATCAATACTACACTTGAACTGAGCAAGTCAGGATACAGATAAACCCACAATATAGAAATTTACAAATCATGTGTTTGATTTAATTTCCTAAGTTTTTGATTACACACAAAACTATTCAATGCTACTCAGTAACTTGCACTTGCATATTGAACACTCATATATTGTTCAATGGCTTTAAAAAAGTGAAACTCCATTATAacaattaaatgttttaattttatgcatttttctttattcttttctctagtcatcatttcacatttacaCAGTAAGAAATGTACCATAAATACATGCTACATCCCAGAGGTGCAGTCTGAAAGGTCAGAGGCAATAAGGTCAGACATTTTCATATATTTAGAGGACCAATCTACTGGCACTTATGGGTGTAGGAGCAACAGTGTAAAACCACTTTATATAAGCACAAAAGTGCTTTCAGGTTAGCATTGTGTCCTAGGtatctgtgctgtaacaatgtgGGGGCTGAACAGTAGATGGTCTCCAGAAATTATCCAGTCATCCCATACCTATATGCTGCATTTAATTACATTAAAGGCAACAGTAATACTAGTCCATAGCTCAATTAAAAAGTACTTTTAAAAAGGCACTAAAAAGCTTGCAAAAGTCACAGATGCAATTTTCTTGCAACAATTTTTAATACAATTGACAAACGTACTGAGAATACTTAATGACCAATGCAAACAAGGTGTCAGGGAGACTGATTCATTGCTGTATGTCAGTACCTTATTTTCTCTCTTCATATGTTTAACATAGATGTTTTCTGCCTTTCTACACATCAGTTATAGAAACTTGCTTTCTGTAGCACATTTcagttccatgctgtataatgTTCAGTAACACACCCATAAATGTACATTCCAGCAATAACAAATAAAGCCAGTTTAATTTATTCTTCCTCTGCATGACTtcattccacccccaccccccaaaataaGTGGAATCTTAGAGAAATTTCAtagaaattaaattgaaaaaaaaacataactgcGAGTGTTACGAACATTATCAGCCTGGATCAGGATGCTGTACAATATTCAGAGCTGCCTTGGTCATGAAATCCTCAGAAAAGTTAAATTACTTTTTCTCCCAATCCTATTTTCGGGCAAGTTCAAATAGGGGACACTTTATTACAGCATGGCATAAAAAAGTTGTAATGTATTCATGTTTGGATGAAGAGATGGCAGAAACATCAAGGTTAACATTGATTACAGAGAAATGGCGAACTTGGGATAATACAGGCAATAAGGAAATGCAATGAAAATTGATTTACATCAAAAGAATACATTAACAATGAAACAGCCATTGTACATTTTAGATGTATTTAGGAAACTacatttcttttttcaaaatataaaatcaGTTCCTTCTCTAAAATGGGCCAACATATTGTTTTCACAACAACAAATGTTAGAGCTCAGATGATTCAGTTAAGTGCAGAAGTCGCAGCACCTGGATATGGCTGGCATAGGCTGGACTGTATCGCCCTGGGCTTCCAAACTCTGAGTAAGGAGAGCTCCCAAACTTTCCTGGACTGTGGCACAGTGGACTAGATCTCCCATGAATGGAGAAACCAGGGCTGCACGGAGAACTCTGTGCAATGGACTGCATTTTTGGTCTCCCTTTTAGTATAGCAGGGCTTGGCCAACtgcaagaacaaataaaattgtgAAAGCAACTGCATGTCAATTTATTTGATCCACTTGCCAGGTTTTACTTCGAGCTCTGCCATGTACACAACACTTTGCAGAACAAACTCAATAAACATTAGTTCAACATACAATTATTCATGTCATATAATTTATTACTAAAGAAGTTGACTTTGAGGGTTGCTGGCAAGATATTTTCCTCATCAGAAATGATAATGAGAACTAGAACTGCAAGGTGAAAACTGcctttgcccatatcccacatACATTagaggaaaatggcattgatctGAAAATGGTCCTGAGGTTACTGAGGAGGTCCTCCCACTGCACCAACTATCTCTAGGATAGCAACATGCTATGCAGAAGTAGTAGTTAGCTGAAATAAACTGTTGCCTTCATTGACTTTATTCAAACATGACAGATCAGGTAGGTCAGGATAAGTAGTTTATATACAGTGATTCAGAGCTGTTACACTGTACTGCTGGGATGAATGGCATGAAGATAAAGAAATCAGAACGGCCAAATCGCAGGGTAAATAATTTTCAAGTGTTGAAGATTAGTTTTGATGAACGTTAATTATATCTTTATGTAAATACTGGTCAAATCGACTACATGTCATTTGCCTTTACATTTTCCACTCCATCTGATTGAAAGACCTCAGGTTTTATTCAGGGCCTCAAGTGCATGACCAGAATTAGAGGGAATAAAAGTTGTTCATGCTCATTAAGAATTCTAAAACACTCAGCACTGTTGGAATTCCTATcctttgaaatgcataaaagcagattattatggaccaggccagatccctcaaaacattcttatgcaggcagccagaccgtaactttgcaatttgtttcagtaagtgtacagtgaaaataacCCAGAGTATGTTAGCTAGgctgactaccaggttttaaaaatttattcaaaagtatggaatgaaacacaaagaacacaaTATAGAATACCTGCacaactcagtctatccaaactagacttaattatgctgttctgaaaaaaacgtgcaacagtcccaataaacaaacccccaAACAAACAGTAAAACTGAAAGAGGCTTACAGATCaaagttagaaggacagaaggagagagCCAATAACTTTACTGTAAAATGGCTCAATGCATTTGGAAAATGTTGCACTGTTTTTGTATAATGTTATACAATCTGGAACCAATATTTGCTGTTCATCATAACAGTTCAGCTCCCAGGAGAACATTTATAATAAGCATTAAATGAAATACCATATTTGAATTAGGAACAACAAACATTGCATCCTAATTTTTTTGCTTAAGAAAGCTGTAATGCTAGTGGCTATACTGGATTACACAGCTCTCTCTGTTGGAGGACCATTAAAACAATGGTGCAAATCTTGCAAACATATAGCCTCACAGAAACATTATATGCTGAAAATAATAGGTTCTAGACCAAATATTTGATATGTTCTTATTAAATCTTCTTGGCAATGCATGGGTTACAATAACTCACATAAAACATGTTTTTCAACACATTCGGTTCAAAACACAAAAGGCTGTTTCCTCTCTTTTAGATAAGTTTTTCTCTTATTCTCAGCTGGAAGTGGTGATTACATTGGGAAACAGATGGATAGGTGCCAGCAACACAAGCACAGTGCTCGCCAATCTTTGGCCATCAAGACAGCAGACCTCCGGTCTATGCACAAACATGACCCGATCTTCTTGTTGCCAGTCATTTTATCACAGTGCCCTGCTCAAAcacccacttgtctgtcctcggcatgctgcagtattccagtgtacaaactggaggaacaacatctcatcctcagacgggtcactttacagccttctggacttaatactgagttcaacaccttcaaattgtgaccCAACTCCCATTCCGTCTCTTTCTTTTAGtcttacttgttacattctctgacaCTATGTCCGCCCTCCCCTCCCATGCCCCAGTGAGACTGTGTTCTCTTTCAGGTCTGGCAGGAGaaacaccattgttctgccattctcacattccgatcactgaATCTGAATGATCAACACTCCACCAGCACTTTATATCCCACCACCGCCCCAACACCTGCTCTCCCCTCAACCGGCgcataaatgctgccctctccacacttcacatcagctctgttATTGAGACTCAAaccgttagcttgctctctgactcactgtgatctccagcatttgttgttttcaacttTGACTTCTCTGACCCTGTTTTGGTATTTGGAGACTGACATGATCCTAAGAAGAGGATGCTGTAACATCTGGTTCACCTGGAAATCACCTCCCCTGCCACAGTGTTTTGTAACACTGCATTCAGGCTTAACCCCTCTCATTTTCTTTAGGTCAGAAGGGTGGCCATGAATACCCACAGGAGCCCCAGTTATGTTGTCTCTTTGTGTGGTCCCTGCTCCAGTCCTATTCCAGGCCTGACCCAACCCACAATTCTTTCTCCGATATATCAGTGATATCATCGGTGCGGTTTCCTTCTCTTATCTGGAAATGGAAAAGTTCATCGATTTCGCTTCCAATTTCTAGCCCATCCTCATTCTCACCTGGTCCATCTtggactcctcccttcccttcctcgacatctctgttccCATTTCTGAGGATAAAATGGCCattaatatccactataaacccaccgactcccacacttacctggactatacatcctcgcaccttgcttcctgtaaagactccattctaatctcccagttcctccgtctccatCACATATGTTCCAGTAAGGCCAAATTTGACGAGAGAATCTCTGAAATGTCCTCctccctcaactgaggattctccAGCACCATTGTTGACAAGGCTCTCAATGAGGTCCGAACCATCTTCCGCCCTCACCCcgtctcttccctcccacaacagtgatatgGTTCCCTGGTCCTTGCCTACCATCCCACTAACATCCACATTCAGAAGATCATCAGCCGCTATTTCTGccaccaccaccagacacacattcgcctcccctccaggacaccctggttcactcctcctcctctcccaaCACTCCCCCACAGCACCTCTCCCTGCAGTCGCCAAAGATGTAACACCTGCTCATTTACCTCttccctcttcagtatccaaggcccCATATCTttacaggtgaagcagcactttacctgaacttctcacaatctagtctactgcattcactgctcagtgtggtctcctctacatcggagaaatgaagcatagactacaggtgttctgcaaagcaatcacccagtctgCCCACAgaaatgatcctgagcttccagttgcctgctacttGAACACCACCCTGCATCCTGGCCGACATCGCTGTCTCAGGCTTACTGTAGTGCTCTAGCAAAggtcagtgcaagctggaagaacaaaacctcattttccacttgggaaccctacAGCCCTGCAgactcaatatagagttcaataattttcgaGCCTAAACTCGCCCATGTCCTAAGCCCCCAATCCCACACACCTTACTACCACAAAGTCTGACAGTACACAGCacttattgttagccactaacagtttccattaatagctatttattctcctagccagattgttatccactttTTGACTGTCCAACTGttcatctccctctctctttaccccctcccccaacactatatctgcacataaactgacattttcctagctacccgTGAGTTCTGACGGTCACTGGGCCctaaatattaactttgatttttcttcattgttgctgccagacctgctgagcttttcctgtaaaaactcctgcttttgtttctgatttatagcatctgcagttctttcggcttTTATCAAGGATTGACCTGTCTGGCGATGCCCACTATTTAAATCACTGTGGTATTTTTAAGTGGCCAGATAGTTGTTAGTACTCAGTCGAGGTTTCACGACAGTCAGTACTGCCTTAGTTTGCAACCCCAAACTTTTTGCAGCCAACCCCATTGGAGGTCTCAACCCACTCTGGGAAACCCTGCTCTGGCACCTTGAACCTAGGCCAATATTGATATGAACTTAGACCATGAGAGTCAACAGATTTGTTCGATTCTGGGAAGTCAAGGAGACCCAATTCTGTCTGAATGTCATACAGGCAAAACCTCTCAAATAGACAGTGTTCAAGATCAGGACCTTCCTCCCTTCTGGGCAAAGTGAGTGTCGAATCGGAGGTTTGTTCTGTATGATTTGATACTGAGCCTTTAGAGAGCATCTGATAGTTAGATTTCACATACTTTATAGTTGAATTAGGTAATGCAGTTGGTTTTGGTACTGACCTGTTACCCAGAAATTGAAAATCCAGAAGGTTCCCAAGTTAAgaattaaaactgaattcaattaATCTGGTCTAGAATGGCAGTAGTAAAAACAAACATGTTTACTAAAGAaaccaaatgaaaaataaaattggtttactaatgtcctgcAGGGTGGGAACATGTCACCATCAGATTTGGTTAGCcctaccccccccaccttttccagtTCACATGTTGTGGTTTGCTTCTAATGCCCATTGAAAAAGCCAAAAACTAAAGCCCGGCCAAAACTATCTTAGGACAAGTACTGAGTTTCATCAGACTCACTTATTTCCCCAAGAATAATATGGAAAAAAACgatattttaagaaaaaatatCATAGTTTCTGTACAAATTCAACAACATACACTTTTACAACCTGCTTACCAATGGCATATCATCAGATACAGTATATTAAGGCAGTATCAATTTGATACCTTCAGCATTTGTAATTAAAGGACTAAGCCACCATAATCTTTCTCCAACTGAGGGTACAAGGTTTACTTTGTTTTCAAAACTCACCTTTGCATTTCTGACGGGGAGTAGAACTGCATTCTGTTCTTCCACTGACTTAAACATGGGAACATCAGAGGGTCAATATCAACACCATTCAGCGCAGCTAAAACATCACTGTCAAGCTTCGTTGGTCCATCTCTGGAGGGGAACGAGAGAGAACTGTATACACTTCAATGTTAACCAGTAACTTCGATGGCTCCAAGTATTTTAAAAGCATATCACTCCAGGTatttaaaaacattcttttaGTCTTCTCTTCACCTCACCCTTACTAGAGTAGGCGCTATACACCAAAGAAAAATCATCCTTTGCCTCAATTTAGAGCCCATATTTTATTTCTGAAGTTAAGATACTGAAGTTCTTTGCTTTGAAAGGTGTCATATACAGGCCTGGTATTTGTGTACCTTTATCAGTTTCCTGAAGGAGTAATTGAAGACAAAGCTGAAACCTGGTCTGACATTTCTCCAACCCTGTCCCAGAGAGCTCAAACCAACTGGAAGGACTCAGATCAGTGAACTCATTATCAATCAGGAATGAAGTCTTCATTATGATTGGTTCCAAATGGAGGGAAATGGCTCAGgaaatttccttttaaataattTCTTAGAACGAACTCTGatggaggtgggagagatactaaaagagtattttgcatcagtgtttactgtaaaaaaaaaaacaggatatgcaagatatagaacatggagaaataaatagaggcatcttgaaaaatatccatattacagaggtggtggtgctggacacacaaaacacaaaggtggataaatccctgggacctatCAGaagtaccctggaactctgtggaaagctagggacgtgattgctgggccctttactgaggtatttgtttcatcgatagccacaggtgaggtgctggaagactggaggttggctaatgtgatgccactatttaaggtggtaaggaaaaaacagggaactatagaccagtgtgcctgacgtcgatggtgggcaagttgttggagggaaccccgAGAGACAGAATtgacatgtatttgggaaggcaaggactgattatggacatctttgtgcatgggaagtcatgtttcatgaacttgattgagtttttttaaagatgtAACCTAGAGGATAGACGAGGACAGAGCAGAagagacttcagtaagacgttaacaaggttcctcatggtcagactggttagcaaggttagatcacatggaatacaaggagaactggccatttagatacagaattggcttgaaggtagaaggcagacggtggtggtgaaggggtgcttttcagactggaggcctgtgcacagcagtgtcccacaaggatcggtgctgggtccactgctttttgtcacttatataaatgatttagatgcgaacacaggaggtatggttaataagtttgcaggtgacaccaaaattggaggtgtagtggacagtgacagAGGTTACTGGGCCAAattggccgaggagtggcagatggagtttaatttagataaatgtgaggtgctgtatttttgaaaggcaaatgagggcaggacttatatacttaatggtaaggtactgggagtgttgctgaacaaagagacgttggactgcaggttcatagttccttgaaagtgaagtcgcaggtagataggatagtgaaggcagcatttggtacgcttgtctttattggtcagtgcactatgagattactgtgtgcagttcttgtctccttcctatcggaaagatgttgtgaaacttgaaagggttcagaaaagatttacaaggatgttgccaggattggaggatttgagctgtaggagtggctgaataaactggggctattttacctgtcagacctgaggggtgaccttatagaggtttatataatcatgagagtcatggataggtcaaatagaaaaggtattttccctggggtggaggagtccaaagctggagggcatagggttaaggtgaggggaggaaagttttaaaagagatttaagaggcaactttttcacccaaagggtggtgcgtgtatgggacgagctgccaaaggaagaggtggaggctggcacaatcacaacatttaaaaggcacctagatgggtatatgaataggaagggtttagagggatatcggccaaatgctggtaaatggaactagagtTATTTAGGATacagaacattatagcgcagtgcagtctggtcagcatggacaagttgaaccaaaggttcggcttctgtgctgtatatttctatgagtCTACTTATTACTTTGCATAATTTGCATTGAAAACAGGAATTAAAGAGTAACTTTTCCACCCAGAGCAAACTCTCTACTTGAATAAAAGCaaaggacatttttaaaaatgcatggacGTACAAAGATATCATAATTTACAATCCTGAATTCAAgaactggaaagtgggattaggctcaaaataattttattttggcCAGCACAGACAGAGTGGGCTAAATCgccttattctgtgctgtaaatttttcatttttttttaatgaaacctaGCCTGGTAAATTTCAGTACTAAAAGCTAGTTCCCTACATTTGAAAGTAGAAAAATAATAAGCAGAAGTATATTTATTCAATATTTAGGCTGGATGGGTTAGTTTTGTTAATGATGTATTTATTTACCCTCTAGCACCTACCCATCATCAATAATCCTaacattatacattaataatctggatgaaaAAACTGAAAGtattgttgctaggtttgcagatgataaggATAGGTGGAGGGACTGCAAGTGTTGAGGAAgtagggagactgcagaaggacttggacaggctgggagagtgggcatagaagtggcagatggaacaaacAATGGGGAATGACATTCTGTACactggttggaagaatagaggcatatattattttctaaatgaggaaaggcttcgGAATTATGAAGCACATTCTGGCTCAGTCGTcagttaggaaagtaaatgcaatgttaacatcaagagggcttgaatacaagagcagggatgtactgctgatgtTGTACAAGgccctggtcagactgcatttggaatgttgAGAGCAATTTTcagccctgtatctaaggatgtgctggcactggAGAGGATTTGgaagtggtttacaaaattgattCTGGGGTAACAGACTTGCCATGTGAGGAGCGGTAGAaggctctgggtctgtactcaatagagtttagaaggatatgggaagatctgattgaaacttacagaatactgagtgtggacatggagatgatgtttccattacTGAGAGAGACTAGGACTTAGAGGGCATAgtgtcagagtgaagggatgaccttttagaattgagataaggaagaatttcttcagccagatggtggtgaatctgtggaactcactgctgcagagggctgtgaaggccaagtcattgggtgtatttaagacagaaatagataggttcttggttagcaaggttatggagagaaggcaggagaatggggttgagaaatattaTGATGGttgcatggtggagcaggtttgacaaGTCAAGTAGCTTAATTCTGCTCCCAAATCTTATGGTCAAATACGTTATCAGTTCCTTACCCAATCAGAAAGATCCCCTTGGAGGATCCTCTTCTTAAAGACCCTGGAGTGTgcttgggaagaaactgttgctgGTCTTCTGGGGATCTGCCAGTAATGTTCTCCAAATGCATAGTGGTCTGCGAGTCCAGTTTGTCTTGAGATGCACTAGATTCCGGTGTTGAAGGATTTACAGAAAACTCCCTTTCCAAAGTAGGAGAAATCGCTGTCCTACAGGCTTGGCTGCTGCTATGTGCATAGTTCCTCTGATTTTTGAGCTGTAAAGTTGCTACCTTTGATGTGCATAATGACAATAAATCTGATATTTCACCACTATCTTCTATCACAGACTGCTTCTGGTCAGGAGTGAGTAATGGATTTTCCTTCCTGGTTTCTTTTtcagtcactccctcactctcactcttacTCCACTGCATATCCTGGTCATTCATAGAGCTTTTCTCATGAGCTACCAATCCTGACACATTACTGCCCATCAATTCTCCAGTTACTTCATTCATCTCAGACAGCAAATTTCTCTCTTCATCATCGTAGAGTGAAAGCTTTTCAAATTCAGCcatgaggttagaaacaggggaAAGGATATCTTTTGATCCAGACATGGTAAATAAACGAGAAGATTGCCCTCCAGGATTTTCAGTACCAACAGGAGAACAGACTCCATTTAAGTCGGGTGAGATCGCCATGTCAAGTTTACTTAGATGGTTTGTAGAATCAATAATGTCTGTTGAGTGCTGCACAGGAAGTATATGGCATCCATTTCCTTCAATGGTACCAGGGCTAGTTCCAGAACTAACTACTGACATGCTGACTTTTAGTGCAGCATTTTGTCTATtttttaattcttctaaactgaGGTCATCATCCAAAAAAGAACCAGTGATCGAGCTGCAGTACTTATTAGTTTTACCTGTAGGAGGAGAAAAGAATAAATTTTGATTGCAATTTTTCACAAAGAATAAATTTTGATTGCAATTTTTCACAAAGACCTTAAATATCATTCCTCCACAATATTCgcttttaaaaatcacagcaatAAGAATGGGAAACTCTTAACAACATGAAATGATTGAGGTGAATAACTTGGGTATCTTTGGGGGAAGGCAAATAGTTGAGGGAGAAAGGAGCAGAAGAAATGTTGATAGGATGAGACAAGACAAGTGGGAAGAGGCTGGTGTGTGGCTGATAAATGATCAGATCTTTTGGGCTGGTTTTTATTATATAAATTATAAGGAGTTATGACTAAAGAAGATTAACACTCTTCACCTCAGACTAGGACGAGATTAGAATCTCATCCAATGTTAATGCTCCAACTCCACTGCCAGTATCTGCAAGTCCCTCTGAAAGTTTACAAACAGCTACTGCTgcataagaaaaaaataaatgtttgcaGCTTGTAGCTGCTGGATTTGTTTCTTTacactacagcacagaagctCACTTTTGTTATTTGCTTTAACTATGtataaatgttgaaaattaaAAATTGTATGGATTTGAAAGTAGCAACCTCTGCGTTATTCTTTAACATGGCCAGcagcttagaatcatagaatccctacagtgaacaAGCTggtcattctgcccatcgagtccacactaattctctaaacagcatcccacccacacccacgtCCCTATTctattcttgtaaccctgcatttccaatggctaatccatctagctgacatatccctgaacactctggccaACCTCATGAGGGTGCTACCAAAGTACCACCAACACATCTCCTGCCCCACCAGAAGGTAGAACATGCTGGACCACTGCAGCACAACCAAAGAGACCAACTTCTCCATCCCCAGCCCACATTTCAGAAAATCAAATCACAGTGCTGTGTTCCTCCTCCTAGCttacaagcagaagctgaaacGGGATGACCCTTTACAAAAAGTAGTACATGCTGACCAGAGGCAGCAGAAGACAGTCTCTGGGACTGTTTGGAATTGATGGACTGGACCATTTTAAAGTACTCAGCAAAAACCCTAGATCAGTACATCACCACTGTCACAGTCTTCATTCGCAAATGAGTAGAGAATTGCATGCCAAAGAAGTCAAACCAAGCAATCCCCAACCAGAAACCTGGGAAGAACCAGGAAATCCACCCCCTACTGAAGACCACGCATGCAGCCTTCAAGTCAGGCCACCCAGACCTATACAAGACGTTCAGATATGACATCTGCAAAaccatcagggatgccaagaggcagtacgAGTCCAAGTTGGAGGGCCAAACCAGCCAAACAGATTTCCGCTGCCTGTGGCAAGGCCTGAACAACATaatgggatacaaaatgaagcagagcaagatagcagacaaagacacatccctcTCTGCTTTCTATGTTCCGTTCAATAAGAATGCCAGCAGTGTAATGGCACCTGCCCAACAGCCCCAGACGTACCTGTGCCCACTGTCACCGCTGCTGACtgtcttcctgggagtcaacccaaggaaagcgacAGGCCTGAATGAGCATTCAGATCCTGTGCAAACCAACTGAcagaggtattcactgacatcttcaacctcttcctCATATAAGCACAAGtctccacctgcttcaagaagaccattaCATCCCAGTACCTAAGAAAGCATATACAACGTGCCTTAATGACTattgcccagtggctctgacgtCCATTATCATGAAGTGCTACGAGAAGCTGGTCATGGTCCATATCAACTCTTAGTCTCTCAGCCTGCTCAAATCA
This region includes:
- the ankle2 gene encoding ankyrin repeat and LEM domain-containing protein 2 isoform X2 — protein: MKGSRFKAFTNREDAEKFARGIYDYFPSPSKSAACVSPLKANVMCNRDGASSMEVESTNRERANSFKSPRSQDLTSKLRKAVEKGDKAIFLDLVWSNPRYLIGSGDNPTVLQEGCRYNAMHVVAKENQPQICQLLLDTLENPEFMLLMYPDDNEVMLQKRIKYIVDLYLNTPDKMGFDTPLHFACKFGHAEVVNVLCSHPDISKFAKNKCGQTPVEVICERSKNKSEELKEKIREFLQDRYYVPLLRDIDNSCPPIIGSPWSPDQSSEQHCTSLSRHIGNPKDPVMEVRAFAGPMPPSKAEEFRRVWKTPSRERANEFKKADAERGYERVGRDLAHEMGHPWAEYWEFLGCFIDLAAPEAIRKIEDYLSKKAEQKGGDIHICNKFRSPPPTGKTNKYCSSITGSFLDDDLSLEELKNRQNAALKVSMSVVSSGTSPGTIEGNGCHILPVQHSTDIIDSTNHLSKLDMAISPDLNGVCSPVGTENPGGQSSRLFTMSGSKDILSPVSNLMAEFEKLSLYDDEERNLLSEMNEVTGELMGSNVSGLVAHEKSSMNDQDMQWSKSESEGVTEKETRKENPLLTPDQKQSVIEDSGEISDLLSLCTSKVATLQLKNQRNYAHSSSQACRTAISPTLEREFSVNPSTPESSASQDKLDSQTTMHLENITGRSPEDQQQFLPKHTPGSLRRGSSKGIFLIGDGPTKLDSDVLAALNGVDIDPLMFPCLSQWKNRMQFYSPSEMQSWPSPAILKGRPKMQSIAQSSPCSPGFSIHGRSSPLCHSPGKFGSSPYSEFGSPGRYSPAYASHIQVLRLLHLTESSEL